The following proteins are encoded in a genomic region of Bacillus sp. FJAT-22090:
- a CDS encoding TetR/AcrR family transcriptional regulator, producing MKKDKPKYKQIIDAAIIVIAENGYHQSQVSKIAKQAGVADGTIYLYFKNKEDILISVFEEKMEMFADNLKVILEENTTSSEKLFKMIENHFNVLAEDHHLATVTQLELRQSNLALRLRINEILKNYLVLLDTILKEGIENGEFDPTIDIRLARQMVFGTIDETTTTWVMNEYKYDLIALTEKVHRLLFKGLKA from the coding sequence TTGAAGAAAGACAAGCCTAAGTATAAACAAATTATCGATGCGGCAATTATTGTTATTGCAGAAAATGGCTATCATCAATCACAAGTTTCAAAAATAGCTAAACAAGCAGGTGTAGCCGACGGTACGATCTATTTATACTTTAAAAACAAGGAAGACATTTTAATCTCAGTTTTCGAAGAGAAGATGGAGATGTTCGCAGATAATTTAAAAGTTATTTTAGAAGAAAATACGACATCCTCCGAGAAATTATTTAAAATGATCGAAAATCATTTTAATGTATTAGCAGAAGATCATCATTTAGCAACAGTGACTCAATTAGAGTTAAGACAATCTAATTTAGCGCTAAGACTAAGAATCAATGAGATACTGAAAAACTATCTAGTTTTATTGGATACTATATTAAAAGAAGGAATTGAAAATGGTGAATTTGATCCAACGATCGATATTCGCTTAGCAAGACAGATGGTTTTTGGTACAATTGATGAGACGACTACTACTTGGGTAATGAATGAATACAAGTATGATTTAATTGCCTTAACAGAAAAAGTACATCGTCTATTATTTAAGGGGTTAAAAGCATAA
- a CDS encoding enoyl-CoA hydratase — MEFLSWTIEGGVATATINRPPANALARGVILEINELLDAVEHDESVRVILLRGEGRFFSAGADIKEFTSISSGAEFSELAASGQSIFERLETFSKPVIAAIHGAALGGGLELAMSCHIRLVAENAKLGLPELQLGLIPGFAGTQRLPRYVGFAKAAEMLLTSDPISGKDAAQFGLANHAYPEEELFNRAQELASKIATKSPIAVKAALEMLQFVKPASYHEGVKAEASAFGTVFVSEDAKEGITAFLEKRNPVFKGK, encoded by the coding sequence ATGGAATTTTTGTCATGGACTATTGAGGGTGGAGTAGCAACAGCTACGATCAACCGTCCGCCAGCAAATGCGTTGGCAAGAGGGGTTATATTAGAAATAAATGAATTACTGGATGCAGTAGAACACGATGAATCTGTCCGAGTTATATTGTTAAGGGGAGAAGGAAGATTCTTTTCAGCAGGAGCTGATATTAAAGAGTTTACTTCCATTTCTTCAGGAGCAGAATTTTCTGAATTGGCAGCAAGTGGTCAATCTATCTTTGAAAGACTAGAAACATTCTCCAAACCAGTCATTGCTGCAATTCATGGAGCTGCACTCGGTGGTGGTCTTGAACTAGCAATGAGCTGTCATATAAGACTAGTTGCAGAGAATGCTAAGCTAGGGCTACCTGAGTTACAACTAGGATTAATACCTGGTTTTGCAGGAACGCAACGTCTACCTCGTTATGTTGGTTTTGCGAAAGCGGCAGAGATGTTATTAACGAGTGATCCAATAAGTGGCAAAGATGCTGCGCAATTTGGACTTGCAAATCATGCATATCCGGAAGAAGAGCTATTTAATAGAGCACAAGAACTTGCAAGTAAAATTGCAACTAAAAGTCCTATTGCTGTTAAAGCAGCACTTGAAATGCTTCAATTTGTCAAACCGGCGTCATACCATGAAGGCGTGAAAGCGGAAGCAAGTGCATTTGGAACCGTTTTTGTTTCGGAAGATGCAAAAGAAGGTATTACTGCATTTTTAGAAAAAAGAAATCCTGTATTTAAAGGGAAGTAA
- a CDS encoding electron transfer flavoprotein subunit beta/FixA family protein, translating into MNIYVLVKRTFDTEEKIVVNGGKIQEDGAEFIINPYDEYAIEEAIQVRDAHGGEVTVLTMGGEDAEKQLRTALAMGADKAVLINTEDDVEELDQFTSAYIISEYLKDKNPDLILAGNVAIDGGSGQVGPRVAELLGINYVTTITNLEIDGTTVTIKRDVEGDTEVLETSLPLLVTAQQGLNEPRYPSLPGIMKAKKKPLEELELDDLDIDEDDVEAKTETIEIYLPPKKEAGKILEGDLADQVKELVHLLHSEAKVI; encoded by the coding sequence ATGAATATTTATGTTTTAGTAAAACGTACATTTGATACAGAAGAAAAGATTGTTGTAAACGGTGGCAAAATTCAAGAAGACGGAGCAGAATTCATCATTAATCCATACGATGAATATGCAATTGAAGAAGCTATTCAAGTTCGTGATGCACATGGTGGAGAAGTAACTGTCTTAACGATGGGCGGAGAAGACGCTGAGAAACAACTTCGTACAGCACTAGCGATGGGAGCAGATAAGGCGGTTCTAATCAATACAGAGGATGATGTAGAAGAATTGGATCAATTTACATCGGCTTATATTATTTCTGAATACTTAAAAGATAAAAATCCAGACTTAATCTTAGCAGGTAACGTTGCGATTGACGGTGGTTCTGGTCAAGTTGGTCCGCGTGTTGCAGAATTACTAGGCATCAATTATGTTACAACTATTACTAATTTAGAAATTGATGGAACTACAGTGACTATCAAACGTGACGTAGAAGGAGATACAGAAGTTTTGGAAACTTCTTTACCACTATTAGTAACAGCTCAACAGGGACTAAACGAACCACGTTACCCATCATTGCCTGGAATTATGAAAGCAAAGAAAAAACCTCTAGAAGAATTAGAGTTGGATGACTTAGATATTGATGAAGACGATGTAGAAGCAAAAACAGAAACAATTGAAATTTATTTACCTCCTAAAAAGGAAGCCGGAAAAATATTGGAAGGCGATTTAGCTGACCAAGTAAAAGAGTTAGTTCATTTACTTCATTCAGAAGCAAAAGTGATTTAA
- a CDS encoding electron transfer flavoprotein subunit alpha/FixB family protein, producing the protein MSKKVLVLGEAREGALRNVSYEAIAAAKQISSGGEVVSVLLGDSVKDFAGELGKFGADRVITVEHPHLKQYTSDGYGQALLAVIDQEQPEAIVFGHTALGKDLSPKIASKLQVGLVSDVTSIEGEGDSAVFVRPIYSGKAFEKVKVKEGIEFITIRPNNIAPLSKDDSKSVDVSSLSVDITNLRTIIKEVVRKSTEGVDLSEAKVVVAGGRGVKSEEGFAPLKELADVLGGAVGASRGACDADYCDYSLQIGQTGKVVTPDLYIAAGISGAIQHLAGMSNSKIIVAINKDPEANIFKVADYGIVGDLFEVIPMLTEEFKKLKVNA; encoded by the coding sequence ATGTCTAAAAAAGTATTAGTATTAGGAGAAGCACGTGAAGGTGCTTTACGTAATGTATCATACGAAGCAATTGCCGCTGCAAAACAAATTTCAAGTGGCGGAGAAGTAGTTAGTGTTCTCTTAGGAGATTCAGTGAAGGATTTTGCTGGTGAATTAGGAAAATTTGGAGCAGACCGCGTTATCACTGTAGAACATCCTCATTTAAAACAATATACTTCTGATGGCTACGGGCAAGCATTACTTGCTGTAATTGACCAAGAGCAACCAGAAGCTATTGTTTTTGGACATACTGCATTAGGTAAAGATCTATCACCGAAAATTGCTAGTAAATTACAAGTTGGCTTAGTATCGGATGTTACATCAATTGAGGGTGAAGGTGATTCAGCAGTATTTGTTCGCCCAATTTATTCTGGTAAAGCATTTGAAAAGGTTAAAGTAAAAGAAGGAATTGAATTTATTACGATCCGTCCAAATAATATTGCACCACTTTCAAAAGATGATAGTAAATCAGTAGATGTTTCTTCGTTATCTGTTGATATTACGAATCTACGAACTATTATTAAAGAAGTAGTTCGTAAATCTACTGAAGGTGTTGACTTATCAGAGGCAAAAGTGGTTGTTGCTGGTGGACGTGGTGTGAAGAGTGAAGAAGGTTTCGCGCCTTTAAAAGAGCTTGCAGACGTTTTAGGTGGGGCAGTTGGAGCATCTCGTGGAGCTTGTGACGCGGACTATTGTGACTATTCACTGCAAATTGGTCAAACAGGAAAAGTTGTTACCCCAGACCTTTATATAGCAGCAGGTATTTCAGGAGCTATCCAACATTTAGCAGGTATGTCTAACTCGAAAATTATTGTTGCGATCAATAAAGATCCAGAAGCGAATATTTTCAAAGTAGCTGACTATGGTATTGTAGGAGATTTATTTGAAGTAATTCCAATGCTTACAGAGGAATTTAAAAAGTTAAAAGTAAACGCTTAA